In a single window of the Coleofasciculus sp. FACHB-1120 genome:
- a CDS encoding carbohydrate ABC transporter permease, with amino-acid sequence MPLAVALVVIFCLAPVLWQLLTSFKVNQDIAAVPTVYFPTRYTLAHYVELFVRRPFWRYILNSAFVSITSTALALAIGAPAAYALARLHLRGGKVILAGVLIITLFPGILLFLGLLEIVQAFRLGNNYLALIIPYTAINLPLTILVLRSFFEQLPKDLEDAAKVDGYNTFQMLTQILLPMTVPALVTTGILTFIFAWNEFIFALTFITREDMKTIPVGAAQLGGASLFEIPYGPIAAATVLGTLPLVLLVLFFQRKIVQGLTAGAVKG; translated from the coding sequence ATGCCCCTGGCAGTTGCCCTGGTAGTAATCTTCTGCCTAGCGCCAGTTTTATGGCAATTGCTGACTTCATTCAAGGTCAATCAGGATATTGCCGCTGTTCCCACGGTCTATTTTCCCACTCGATACACCCTCGCTCACTACGTTGAGTTATTCGTTCGTCGTCCGTTTTGGCGCTACATCTTAAATAGTGCCTTCGTCTCGATTACTTCCACCGCTCTGGCTTTAGCCATTGGGGCACCCGCTGCTTACGCTCTGGCACGATTGCATCTTCGGGGCGGCAAAGTTATCCTCGCCGGTGTCCTAATCATTACTTTATTCCCTGGAATTTTGTTGTTCTTGGGACTGTTAGAAATTGTCCAGGCATTTCGCTTGGGTAACAACTATTTGGCGCTGATAATTCCTTATACTGCCATCAATTTACCGTTGACGATTTTAGTGCTGCGAAGCTTTTTCGAGCAATTGCCAAAAGATTTGGAAGATGCCGCTAAAGTTGATGGCTACAATACGTTCCAAATGCTGACGCAAATCTTACTGCCGATGACAGTCCCGGCTTTGGTAACGACTGGGATTCTCACCTTTATTTTTGCCTGGAACGAGTTTATCTTCGCCCTCACCTTTATTACTCGTGAAGATATGAAGACGATTCCGGTTGGGGCGGCTCAATTAGGCGGTGCGTCGCTATTTGAAATTCCCTACGGGCCAATTGCTGCGGCGACGGTCTTGGGGACTTTGCCCTTGGTTTTACTGGTGTTATTTTTCCAGCGCAAGATTGTCCAAGGTTTAACCGCGGGTGCTGTTAAAGGATAA
- a CDS encoding ABC transporter ATP-binding protein codes for MARLELRNLNKTYNPKVIPVKDVSLSVEDGEFLTLLGPSGCGKSTILRLIAGLEEPTRGRVSIGDKDVTNLRPGDRDIAMVFQSYALYPHMTVYENIGSGLKLQKTPPEEIKQRVAEASRVLGLDELMSRKPGQMSGGQRQRVALARALVRRPHVFLLDEPLSNLDALLRENVRAEIKQLFESQHVPVVYVTHDQTEAMTLSSKVAVLNKGDVQQLDPPERIYNNPANLFVAGFVGSPQMNLLTLPCQGNSAMLGNSRIPLPEVPTVPLQIVLGIRPENVRIAQPEDRNTVRGRVFLVENLGMNNLVSVRVEGSAGEPTTIRTLLPTDRKWSGEDVTLALPLQNIHWFDVQTGDAVFRRQPQAVGR; via the coding sequence ATGGCTAGACTCGAACTCAGAAACTTAAATAAAACCTATAATCCCAAAGTCATCCCGGTCAAAGACGTTAGCTTGAGCGTAGAAGATGGTGAGTTTCTTACGTTACTTGGACCTTCTGGATGCGGTAAATCTACCATTCTGCGGTTGATTGCAGGTCTAGAGGAACCCACGCGCGGTCGAGTCTCAATTGGGGATAAAGATGTCACGAACTTGCGACCGGGCGATCGCGACATTGCAATGGTATTTCAAAGCTATGCCCTTTATCCTCACATGACGGTTTACGAGAATATCGGTTCTGGTCTCAAACTGCAAAAAACACCCCCGGAAGAAATTAAACAACGGGTGGCAGAAGCTTCAAGAGTATTGGGATTAGACGAATTAATGAGCCGCAAACCGGGTCAAATGTCTGGCGGACAACGGCAGCGGGTCGCCCTAGCACGGGCTTTGGTACGCCGCCCTCATGTCTTTTTATTAGATGAACCCTTAAGTAACTTGGATGCGCTGTTGCGGGAAAACGTCAGGGCTGAAATTAAGCAATTATTTGAATCTCAACACGTTCCAGTTGTTTACGTCACCCACGACCAGACAGAAGCGATGACGCTTTCTAGTAAAGTGGCGGTTCTCAACAAGGGCGATGTGCAGCAACTCGACCCCCCCGAACGTATTTATAATAATCCGGCAAATCTATTTGTGGCTGGGTTTGTAGGCAGTCCCCAAATGAATTTGTTAACCCTGCCTTGCCAGGGAAATTCCGCCATGCTAGGGAATTCTAGAATCCCGCTTCCGGAAGTTCCGACAGTGCCACTTCAGATTGTGTTGGGGATTCGTCCAGAAAATGTTCGCATTGCACAACCGGAAGATAGAAACACCGTTCGGGGTCGGGTGTTTTTGGTAGAAAACTTGGGGATGAACAACTTAGTGAGCGTGCGGGTTGAGGGTTCTGCTGGCGAACCTACGACAATTCGTACCTTATTACCGACAGATAGAAAGTGGAGTGGCGAAGATGTAACGCTAGCATTGCCACTTCAGAATATCCACTGGTTTGATGTGCAGACGGGAGATGCTGTTTTTAGACGGCAACCGCAAGCAGTTGGGCGTTA